A window of bacterium genomic DNA:
CGAGATCGATCAACCCATCTTCGGGCACGGTCTCTAAAATATCCTTGTTGTCATCCATCTGGGCCTCCCATCGCGCACGGCCCCAGATTTCGAATTTGTTTTCGAGGCCGACCAGCACCGCTTCCTTCTCGATCCCGGCCCCCTCCCGCAGCCGCGCCGGAATGAGGATGCGCCCCTGGCGGTCCAGCTCGCACTGGGTCGCCCGGGCGTACATGCTCCGGACGTAGCGGCGCACGTCGTCGCGGTAGGTCGGCAGGGCGCGGAACTTGTCGCTGAACCGGCGGCGCCACTCCTCGAGGGGGTAGGCGAAGATGCAGCCGTCCATGTCGAGCAGGATGAGTTGATCGCCATAAGTGGCGTTCAGGAATTCCCGGAATTTCGCGGGAACACTCAAGCGGCCCTTCGAATCAATAGAAACCACATGGGAACTGATGAGCATGACACTCTCCCCACACACCCCCACTTTTCCCCACTTATTTACATGTTTATAGTCTTTTCCCTGAGGGGTGTCAACGGAAATTTGGCTCAACGCAAGGAAAATCAGCTATTTCTTGTAATCTAGTTAACAGGAAGGCTGTCCACATCGTAGGCAGGAGAACGAAACCCGGTGAGAGGAGCAAAATTATAGTACGTTTTTATTCAAATGGTTAGGTGAATGTAATGAAGAAAACCGCAAGAAGTGGGAAGGATGCCCAAACCGCAGTTTTGCCCAGCAGAAAAGGTGTAATCCGAGCAACTACATTAATATCAATACGTTAACCGAAATTCAAGGGAAAGACTTGAAGCAGGCGCCTTTCCCGTCGATTTTGCCACTCCGCTAGCCCCACCAGAGGGCGAACGACAAAAGGGCCGCGGTTTCGATGATTTCTCCGGCTGCGCCGTAGGCATCGCCGGTGCCGCCCCCCAGGATACGCTCCAGATAGCGCGCCAGCAGCGCGGCAAGGATGCCGGAAACCGCCGCGGCAAAGATTCCCCCGCCGAAGCCGAGCAGCACACAGGCCCCCGCGGCCGCCGCAATCGCCCAGTTGCCCTCGGCGCGCCCGGCCGCCTCGGCGAACATCCGCCCGGTGCCGCCCTCGGGCCGGGCATAGGGGAGGCGTCCCAGAAGATAAGCCATCGCCGCCCGCCCCAGCGCGGGCGCCAGAAGAAGCGCCGCCCATTTGTCTCCCGCCGGGATCCCCCGCAGGGCCGCGAACTTCAGCAGCAGGACGCAGGCGATGGCCGCCGCCCCCATCGGGCCGCAGGCACTGTCCTTCATGATGCGGAGGCGCTCTTCGGGATTCGCGCCGCCCCCGATGGCGTCGGCCAAATCCGAGAGACCGTCCAGATGGAGCCCCCCCGTCATCACGGCCAGCGCCACCACCAGAACCGCATCCACCGCCACGGCGGGAAGCATCCGGCCCAGCACCGCGTTCAAAACAGCCAGTATCAGTCCAAGTAACAGCCCCACCCAGGAGAAGCGAATCACGGCGGCGGCGCATGTCCCTTGATCGGGGACCGTCTCCTCCCCTTCCGGCCAGGGCAGGATCGTCAAAAACCGCATGGCCAACCCAAAGCCTTTCATCCGGAATCCTCCTCTCCGCCCGGTTCCGCCTCGCCGGAAACCCCGGCGCTCTCAAAAGTGGCCATCTCGTCCATCATCCGCAGCCCGCCGCGCAAGAGCCCCAGCGCCAAGAGCGCCCCCGTTCCCTCCCCAAGGCGCATCTCTATCCGGACCGGCGGCCGCCAGCCCAGCGCCGCGAGTTGAAGGGCGTGGCCCGGCTCGGCCGACTGGTGGCTCGGAAAGCAGTATGCCATCGAATCCGGCGCCAGCGCGCGCGCCAGGAGCGCTCCCGCCGTGCTCACGAACCCGTCCACGAACACCGCCGCCCGGGAGGCCGCCGCACCGATGATCGCCCCGGCCATCGCCGCGATCTCGAAGCCGCCCCACTCGCAGAGGATTTCCAGCGGATCGGCCGGTGCCTCGGGCCGCCGCGCCAGGGCGCGTACCGCCACCTCGCGCTTCCGCTCAAGGGCCGTGCCGCGGACGCCGGTGCCGGGCCCCACAAACTCCCCCGTGGACTTGCCGAGCAGCGCCGCCGAGAGCACAGCCGCCGTCGTCGTGTTCCCGATCCCCATCTCCCCGAGGATGAGCACATTCGCGCCCTCCCCCGCCTTCTCCCGGGCCACGTCATACCCCGCCCGAAGGGCGCGCTCGGCTTCCTCTCGCGACATGGCCGGCTCGCGGGCCAGATTCCGCGTTCCGCGCGCAATCTTGCGGTCGATCAGCTTCGGATGCACTTCGAAGTCACCGCGAACGCCGGCGTCCACCACCCACACCTCGGCTCCGGCCTCGCGGGCCAGCGCGCTCACCGCCGCGCCACCCGCAAGAAAATTGCGGACCATCTGCACGGTCACCTCCGCCGGAAAGGCACTCACCCCCTCCGCCGTCACGCCGTGATCCGCGCAAAAGACCAGAGCGCAGGCCCGGATGGGCGGCGGCGGAAACGCTCCGGTGATGGCGCAGTAGCGGGCGACCCACTCCTCGAGCTGCCCGAGGCTTCCGGGAGGCTTGGTCAGCCGGTCGAGATGCCGCTGCGCCGCATCGTGCGCGGCCGCCGAAAGCGGGGGGATGGATTCGGGGAAAATAGACAAGGCACACTCTCCGGAGACAGATCCCGGGCGGAACCTTCGGGGGAGTGCCGGATGGATCCGGTTCCCTAGAAGCAGTGCTCCTCGGAGGGGAACCGCCCTTCGCGCACTTCGTTGCAGTATTCTTCGATCGCCTCGCGGGCCGAGGTTCCCAGATCGGAAAATACCCGGACGAACTTGGGCGTGAAATCGCTGAACAGATGCAGCATGTCGTGAATCACCAGCACCTGCCCGTCGCAATTGGGCCCCGCGCCGATGCCGATGGTGGGAATGTCGATCTCCCGTGTGATGCGCTCGCCAAGGGTCGAGGGGATGCCCTCGAGCACGACGCTGAAGGCACCTGCCTCCTGCACCGCCACCGCATCGCGCAGCACTTTCTCGGCGGCCTGCTCGTTCTTCCCCTGAATCTTGAAGCCACCGAAGCTGTGGATGCTCTGGGGGGTGAGGCCGACGTGCCCCATCACCGGAATCTGGCAATCCACCAGCGCGCGGATATCTTCCTTCACCCGGGTGCCGCCCTCGAGCTTGACGGCCTCGGCGCCTGCCTCGCGAACGAGCCGCCCGGCGTTGTGCACGGTTTCCGCGCGCGAGACTCCGTAGGTGAGAAACGGCATGTCCGCCACGAGGAGGGCGGCCGGCTTCGCCCGGCTCACGGCCTTCGTGTGGTGCACCATGTCGTCAAGCGTGACCTTGGTCGTATCAGGGTAGCCGAGCACCACCATGCCGAGACTGTCCCCGACCATGATGACATCCACTCCGGCCTCATCCACGAGCTTGGCGGTCGGATAGTCGTAGGCGGTGAGCGAGGTGATCTTTTCCTTGCCCTTTCGGGCGCGGATGGTGGCGGTGGTGATTTTCTTCTTTTGGGGCTGGGTGAGCGTACTCATGGGTCGCTCCCTCTCCTTCGAAAGGTGAACGCCTCTTTCATGACGGGCATGAAAGTGTGGAGGCGCAATTCACAAAAGACCAATCAAAACCGTCCAGGCCCATGGCTGGGTGCCCGGCGGAAGAGACAGCCTAGGTGGGGTCCGAAACCGTGTCAACCATCCCTTTTTTCCGCCTTTTCC
This region includes:
- the mraZ gene encoding division/cell wall cluster transcriptional repressor MraZ, whose product is MLISSHVVSIDSKGRLSVPAKFREFLNATYGDQLILLDMDGCIFAYPLEEWRRRFSDKFRALPTYRDDVRRYVRSMYARATQCELDRQGRILIPARLREGAGIEKEAVLVGLENKFEIWGRARWEAQMDDNKDILETVPEDGLIDLEF
- the cobS gene encoding adenosylcobinamide-GDP ribazoletransferase; this encodes MKGFGLAMRFLTILPWPEGEETVPDQGTCAAAVIRFSWVGLLLGLILAVLNAVLGRMLPAVAVDAVLVVALAVMTGGLHLDGLSDLADAIGGGANPEERLRIMKDSACGPMGAAAIACVLLLKFAALRGIPAGDKWAALLLAPALGRAAMAYLLGRLPYARPEGGTGRMFAEAAGRAEGNWAIAAAAGACVLLGFGGGIFAAAVSGILAALLARYLERILGGGTGDAYGAAGEIIETAALLSFALWWG
- the cobT gene encoding nicotinate-nucleotide--dimethylbenzimidazole phosphoribosyltransferase, giving the protein MSIFPESIPPLSAAAHDAAQRHLDRLTKPPGSLGQLEEWVARYCAITGAFPPPPIRACALVFCADHGVTAEGVSAFPAEVTVQMVRNFLAGGAAVSALAREAGAEVWVVDAGVRGDFEVHPKLIDRKIARGTRNLAREPAMSREEAERALRAGYDVAREKAGEGANVLILGEMGIGNTTTAAVLSAALLGKSTGEFVGPGTGVRGTALERKREVAVRALARRPEAPADPLEILCEWGGFEIAAMAGAIIGAAASRAAVFVDGFVSTAGALLARALAPDSMAYCFPSHQSAEPGHALQLAALGWRPPVRIEMRLGEGTGALLALGLLRGGLRMMDEMATFESAGVSGEAEPGGEEDSG
- the panB gene encoding 3-methyl-2-oxobutanoate hydroxymethyltransferase, translating into MSTLTQPQKKKITTATIRARKGKEKITSLTAYDYPTAKLVDEAGVDVIMVGDSLGMVVLGYPDTTKVTLDDMVHHTKAVSRAKPAALLVADMPFLTYGVSRAETVHNAGRLVREAGAEAVKLEGGTRVKEDIRALVDCQIPVMGHVGLTPQSIHSFGGFKIQGKNEQAAEKVLRDAVAVQEAGAFSVVLEGIPSTLGERITREIDIPTIGIGAGPNCDGQVLVIHDMLHLFSDFTPKFVRVFSDLGTSAREAIEEYCNEVREGRFPSEEHCF